TCCATGACCGACGCCGAGCAGGAGCAGCTGATCGCCGATCACTTCCTGTTCGACAAGCCCGTCTCCCCCCTTCTGACTTGCGCCGGTATGGCCCGCGACTGGCCCGACGCCAGGGGCATCTGGTGAGTCTACAAAGTTCACCATCACTAAGAAAGGCGGGTTCCActcaccccatttttttttggtggcttcCGTCGCAGGCACAACGACAACAAGACTTTCTTGGTGTGGGTGAATGAGGAAGATCACCTGCGCGTCATCTCCATGCAAAAGGGCGGCAACATGAGGGAGGTCTTCAAGCGTTTCTGCGTGGGCCTTCAGAAGGTACCATCGCGCCACGGCGTGACGCCCCAGTGAACTTGGAGCTTTTCTTTGACTCCTCCTCCTTTGGGCCAGATCGAGGAGATCTTCAAGAAGCACAACCACGGCTTCATGTGGAACAAACATCTGGGTTACATCCTGACCTGCCCGTCCAACCTGGGGACCGGTCTGCGCGGCGGCGTCCACGTCAAGCTGCCCAAGCTCAGCACCCACGCCAAATTCGACGAGATCCTCAACAGGCTGCGTCTGCAGAAGCGCGGCACAGGTGAGGGAGCAGGAGGAGGGATTCCAAGGCCGGGGCGACATCTCTGAGCCCACCGTTTCCCTCCAGGTGGCGTGGACACGGCCTCCGTGGGCGGAGTCTTCGACATCTCCAACGCCGATCGTCTGGGCTCCTCCGAGGTGGACCAGGTCCAGATGGTGGTGGATGGCGTCAAGCTGATGGTGGAGATGGAGAAGAAGCTGGAGAAGGGAGAGGCCATCGACAGCATGATCCCCGCCCAGAAGTAAAGGGGAGCGCCGATCCCCCGGCCCTTCCCAGTCCAGCGGACCGGTGTTAGGCAGCAGCCGACGGAAAGACTCCGGACTCTGCTGCCGGCGGCCGGATTGGGCGGGTTGGCCGCTAACATCCTCGGGTGGATCCCCGCCGAGCCGGGCTCGCCTGGTAAAGGTGGAAAAAGTTCACTTTTGCTATAAAAATGGTCATCACTATTGAAACTGTTCActgttcaataaaaaaaagccccattaagaagaaaaaacgtAAAGTTTCTGGTTGACCTTCAGCATCCATTACCATCAAAATTCAACATTTGCTAAGCTATCATTTGTGTGTAATGGAAAGAAG
This portion of the Stigmatopora nigra isolate UIUO_SnigA chromosome 19, RoL_Snig_1.1, whole genome shotgun sequence genome encodes:
- the ckma gene encoding creatine kinase, muscle a, which translates into the protein MPFGNTHNNFKLNYKVEEEFPDLSKHNNHMAKVLTKEMYGKLRDKQTPSGYTLDDVIQTGVDNPGHPFIMTVGCVAGDEESYEVFKDLLDPIISDRHSGYGPSDTHKTDLNFENLKGGDDLDPNYVLSSRVRTGRSIKGFTLPPHNSRGERRIIEKLSVEALTSLDGEFKGKYYPLKSMTDAEQEQLIADHFLFDKPVSPLLTCAGMARDWPDARGIWHNDNKTFLVWVNEEDHLRVISMQKGGNMREVFKRFCVGLQKIEEIFKKHNHGFMWNKHLGYILTCPSNLGTGLRGGVHVKLPKLSTHAKFDEILNRLRLQKRGTGGVDTASVGGVFDISNADRLGSSEVDQVQMVVDGVKLMVEMEKKLEKGEAIDSMIPAQK